From Sporosarcina sp. Marseille-Q4943, the proteins below share one genomic window:
- a CDS encoding serine hydrolase — protein sequence MKNAMGSWSVAVEDVNEVASFSLNGDKSVYAASLIKVPIMAAVFAVAEEGGLRLGDRLPLRRDDIVGGCGVLQFMTPGIELPIHDLVTLMIIQSDNTATNMLIDLIGMEKIQAVMTELGMDRSEIHHRLMIVQANRINSNEITPSDMNGLLTQIARGQCVSLHASEQMVRIMKQQQLSNGLIDSLPAKNTSIVGAIPEWEFAGKTGNVEGIMHECGLLYVRGRCMAVSVLSKGCAEEEAREMIAQIGSEVYAYASGEK from the coding sequence TTGAAGAACGCGATGGGGTCGTGGTCTGTTGCAGTGGAGGATGTAAATGAAGTCGCCTCATTTTCGTTGAATGGAGATAAATCCGTTTACGCGGCAAGCCTCATCAAAGTTCCCATCATGGCGGCGGTGTTTGCGGTGGCGGAGGAAGGTGGTCTCCGTTTAGGGGATCGTTTGCCGTTGCGCAGGGATGACATCGTCGGCGGCTGCGGTGTGCTGCAGTTCATGACGCCCGGCATTGAATTGCCGATTCATGATTTAGTAACATTAATGATCATTCAAAGCGATAATACCGCAACCAATATGTTGATTGATTTGATTGGAATGGAAAAGATTCAAGCTGTCATGACCGAGCTCGGGATGGATAGAAGTGAGATCCATCACAGACTGATGATTGTTCAAGCGAATCGTATCAATAGTAATGAAATAACTCCATCTGACATGAACGGTTTATTGACGCAAATTGCGCGTGGCCAGTGTGTTTCGTTGCACGCTTCCGAGCAGATGGTCCGCATTATGAAGCAACAGCAGCTTTCGAATGGCTTGATTGACAGCTTGCCAGCGAAAAACACTTCCATTGTCGGTGCTATTCCGGAGTGGGAGTTTGCCGGGAAAACGGGGAATGTCGAAGGGATTATGCATGAATGTGGGCTGCTTTATGTGAGGGGCCGCTGCATGGCGGTTTCCGTGCTGTCCAAAGGATGTGCAGAGGAGGAAGCGCGGGAGATGATTGCGCAAATCGGTAGTGAAGTGTATGCATATGCTAGCGGAGAAAAGTGA